Genomic segment of Panicum virgatum strain AP13 chromosome 2K, P.virgatum_v5, whole genome shotgun sequence:
CCATACAAATGGCCTCTTAATTACATACGGAAGTTAGGCGCACCTTATTTTCGAATTTTGAAAGCGCTGGGCTTTTAAAATTTTCTAATCCATTGGGTCAGGACTAGCTAGCAtcgtgcatgcatgcacatcGTGTACTACCCTGGTGCACGTGCACCATGGTGAAGCAGGAAAATACGAGCAGAATGATTAGAATTTGTAATGGACTACGTTGAATATACCATGATGTGCACTACCTTTATGTGGAGACTaggggcatttgggagcgttTCGTGGACCCATCCGCCCACAAAAAGAGCTCCCGCTCTCCCGAGAGCTCCCACAAAACAGACAAAAGCGCTTCACACTAGCACCCATTTGGCGGGGCTCTTGAGAGCCGGTGGAGAAGCCGTTCCGTTCCGAGCCTGCCAAAGAGGCTCTAGCTTCGCTCTGGGTACGGTACGGTGTCCTATACTCTTGTTTCTCCTAGTAGCAGGGGGATGCATGACGAGCTAGCACACGGCAATTATCTAAGCTGAGGTGAGCACGTAAGTTAGGCGCGCTATTATTCTTAGCTTGTTAATTACGTCGTATCGGTACGTACGTCCTGCAACTTGCAAGAGCGAGTCTCCGATCCAGTGCATCATGCAAGTCCACAAGAGGCAACTGTTCATGGTACGTGATCGCCTGCATGTGCGCTAGCCGGGGCCACTGCATGCAGAAACTTGCCCGTCGCGCGCATGTAATAGGCGTTGCATGGCTACCaccagcctataaatacccaTGGTCGGGTCGATACGCTTCAAGGGGGGCAGCGCACACAGGGCTGATCAGAACATCCGCAGCTAGCTTAGCCATGGCATCCAAGTCCATGGCTTCCCCTGCGCTCCTCTTCCTCGCCGTGACGCTCATGCTTGCGCCTTCCGTGCGAGCCCAGGGACGGTCGCCACCACGGGCACCCACACCAGCTCCACCACGTGCCCCGCCTCCATCAACACCAGCTCCAACACCTGCACCCATGCGGGCACGGACCCCAGCTCCTACGCCCTCGCCGACCCGTGCTCCTACGCCTGCCCCGACCCGTGCTCCTACGCCTGCTCCTACGCCCTCGCCGACCCGTGCTCCTACGCCCTCACCGATCCATGCTCCGACCCGTGCTCCGACCCCTGCGCCGACCCGTGCTCCAACGGTCCAACCCCTGCTCCTACGCCTGCGCCGACCCCAGCCCTGACGCCCGCTCCAACACCTTCACCGACATCTCCATCGCCACCTCCTTCGACAACAcctccaccgtcgccgcccCAAGCTGCTGTGTGTCCTGCCGGCTTCATTAACTTTGCCAAGTATCAGCTTGGCGTTCTATCGTTCGCTGTCAACGGCACTTTTCTGGTCCTTGTCAGTGAGTCGCAGCTTGACAACTACCCACCCATCCCCGCCAAAATATGCTTGTGCTATTTCTCAACTTACGACACCGTCTTGGGCGTAAAATCCCCCAACGTCAGGGGACCCCTCAAATGCGTGCAAGCCCGAACTGCTTGAGCAAGCATGCAACGCGCTCGTAGCTCGCAC
This window contains:
- the LOC120695621 gene encoding leucine-rich repeat extensin-like protein 3, giving the protein MSSSSSSDGLGDALFAVVEDTITALKAQMEASSSRRRGPRRYIHRDREDAHTRLLNDYFTDNCIYPPNYFRRSHGIQVHGFPCAPLPRRDAHACAFRASPGTVATTGTHTSSTTCPASINTSSNTCTHAGTDPSSYALADPCSYACPDPCSYACSYALADPCSYALTDPCSDPCSDPCADPCSNGPTPAPTPAPTPALTPAPTPSPTSPSPPPSTTPPPSPPQAAVCPAGFINFAKYQLGVLSFAVNGTFLVLVSESQLDNYPPIPAKICLCYFSTYDTVLGVKSPNVRGPLKCVQARTA